The following is a genomic window from Bacillus sp. V2I10.
GAATAGCATTTCCCTTATAGAAAATGGTGGACAGGCTGTAAAGTCAGAAATTACTGCGGATGCAAACCAGCTGAAAATAGTTCCTGAGATTCTGCAAAAAGCGCAAAACTATACACTGACTGTTCCAAAGCAATCCATCACCGGAGAAAAATCAGGAACAGCATTAGAGCAGGATCTCTCTCTTTCTTTTAAAACAAGTGAGATGAACAGTCTGGTTAAAAGGTATGTACAGTTTACGTATTCCAGAGAGGATGCCGATTATGACGGCTGGAATATATGGACTTGGCAAACGGGACTTGAAGATGGCGAAAAGCTGTTTACTGAAGAGACTGATAAAGGTGCCGTTTCAAAGTTTGAAATAGGAGCGGAGGCATCGAACATAGGATTTGTCATTAGAAAAGGTCAGGACTGGGCTGTAAAGGATCCATATGATCAAGACAGATATATTGAAACAGATCCTTCACAGCGGCTGACAAAAGTGTTTGTCGAAAGCGGAAAGGGCGAGTTTCACACAATTCCAGCGATAAAGGGTCCTGTCCTATCGGAAGGGAAAGCAACATTCTTCTATCGCGATCAGGAGCTATTCGAAAACAATGCGATGTCTGATATTGATCATGTAAAAATAAAAATTGACGACAAGCAATTTGACATGAAATATGATGAGAAAAATGAATATTTCTTATATACATTTGATCTGCCAAAAGAGGGTAAGTACGAATACAAGTATCTTGTCACAATGGGCGGAACAACGAAAGAAGTAACAGATCCATATTATGAAAAATCATATATCGACTACGTTATTCCAAAAGTAAAGATGAAAGCAGCTGTAACTCCAAAAGAAGTGACTTCCAATCAGAATGCCGTCTTGAGTTTGGATATAAAATCTGATCAGGAGAAAATCCTTTTTTCAGATATGTATGCTGATGTTTCATCTATTGGAGGACCTGATGCCTTGCAGATCGATCCTCAATTAAAAGAAGTGACTTTATCAGTAAAGGGTTCGGTTCCTGCAGGTGATAAAGAAATTCCGGTTACAGCTGTTGATGAATTTGGCAACAAACATACAACAACAGCAGCGATTTCAGTAAAGCCAAGAGTTTCCGAAGGAGAAGGAGATTTTGACTGGGACGAGGCAAGAATTTATTTTATGCTGACTGACAGGTTCAATGATGGCGACAAGGGGAATAACGATCCCAATAATGAAGGATATGATGTGAATCATCCTGAATCGTATCACGGCGGAGATTTTAAAGGAATAACCGAAAAGCTTGACTATCTTGATGATCTTGGCATCAATACAATCTGGATTACACCGATTGTGGATAATATTGATTGGGATCTTCGTCATAATAAAAACGGCAATCAATACGGTTACCACGGATATTGGGCAAAGGACTTCTTAAAGCTTGATGAACATCTTGGCGAGATGGAAGATTTGAATGAATTGCTTGATAAGGCACATGAACGAAATATAAAGATTATGGTCGATATTGTATTGAATCATACCGGCTATGGATTAAAGGAAACGGACAAGAATGAACAGAACATCCCGAACTTTCCTTTGGATGAAGATCGTGAACGCTTCAAAGGTATGCTTCGCAGCGGAGGGACGGATGTCATAAAAGGCGAGCTTGCCGGACTGCCGGACCTGATTACTGAAGATCCGGCTGTAAGAGAGCAAATCATTGACTGGCAGACTGCGTGGGCATCGCACAAAACCAAAAAAGGAAATGCAATTGACTACTTCCGGGTAGACACTGTGAAACATGTGGAAGATACAACATGGAAAGCATTTAAAAATGAACTGACTAAAGTAAATCCTGATTTTAAACTGATCGGGGAGTACTATGGCGGCGGCATTGATAATACAGGAGGCTATTTAAACAGCGGACAGATGGATTCTCTGCTGGATTTCAATTTTAAA
Proteins encoded in this region:
- a CDS encoding alpha-amylase family glycosyl hydrolase → MRRMRRKWTSILLIILLLASCVMSSWQAFAAAEQNVITVDGNNDDWKGIEPLASSANPGYEGFHLGDVHLKNNSQFLYYWVDAKNIPNWGDNGMYMNLALNVNNEDSNVEGNPWGGPFHFGGTDAKPQFHIVSRIKNDREIAGAALYSADDFNHPRLSTWENIKGAQFASDRTKGFEGRIPLSELGLENNDALKAIAVLSGNTAAEHGAFDVSPETSGNTTAGSWNEKDYSNKQSVYSAEYTIKGIIDAKQLELTSAAPADGAVDVKTTSPIILTFNESIKLEQPNSISLIENGGQAVKSEITADANQLKIVPEILQKAQNYTLTVPKQSITGEKSGTALEQDLSLSFKTSEMNSLVKRYVQFTYSREDADYDGWNIWTWQTGLEDGEKLFTEETDKGAVSKFEIGAEASNIGFVIRKGQDWAVKDPYDQDRYIETDPSQRLTKVFVESGKGEFHTIPAIKGPVLSEGKATFFYRDQELFENNAMSDIDHVKIKIDDKQFDMKYDEKNEYFLYTFDLPKEGKYEYKYLVTMGGTTKEVTDPYYEKSYIDYVIPKVKMKAAVTPKEVTSNQNAVLSLDIKSDQEKILFSDMYADVSSIGGPDALQIDPQLKEVTLSVKGSVPAGDKEIPVTAVDEFGNKHTTTAAISVKPRVSEGEGDFDWDEARIYFMLTDRFNDGDKGNNDPNNEGYDVNHPESYHGGDFKGITEKLDYLDDLGINTIWITPIVDNIDWDLRHNKNGNQYGYHGYWAKDFLKLDEHLGEMEDLNELLDKAHERNIKIMVDIVLNHTGYGLKETDKNEQNIPNFPLDEDRERFKGMLRSGGTDVIKGELAGLPDLITEDPAVREQIIDWQTAWASHKTKKGNAIDYFRVDTVKHVEDTTWKAFKNELTKVNPDFKLIGEYYGGGIDNTGGYLNSGQMDSLLDFNFKYEARDFINGEIEAVEARLEERGAKLSNTATMGQFLSSHDEDGFLLAHAGGDKSKQKIAAALQITAKGQPVIYYGEELGQTGKHAGDMDKGEFNENRYNLDWDNTENNDLLTHYQKLLNIRKDYSSIFAKGDRTKVAGSNEDGFLVFKREYKDQSLVIGLNTTEEDQQITIDVPFEKAAKVIDLYSGKKYKVSSEQQVTVDLVDRELGGTFILSVENERNEPPAEGENPPGPSDIDEENGTVQGPNKSNEHLSESKPTGETDSMNENNQLPATSTNTYTYMVIGAVLLILGTILFRKKYQKT